The DNA segment GAGGATCCAGCCGCCGGGTTTCAGCCCGGCCACGATCCGCTCGCCGACCAGCGAACGGTCGAGCACGATCACGTGGTCCGGCTCGTAGATCTGGTTGCGGTTGGTGATCTCCCGGTCGTCGATCCGCACGAAGGCGTTGAGAGGTGCTCCCGACCGCTCGGCCGCATACACTCCGAACGCCTGGACGAACTTGCCTTGGAGGAAGTAGGTGTTGGCGATCAGCTTGGCCAAGGTGACCCCACCCTGACCCCCGCGCCCGAAGATCACGATCTCGATCACGGGTTGCACCACCCGCCTGATTTGCGACGCTCCACGTTGAGGTCCTCGGCGCTGCCAGACCGGCACCGGCGCCAATGTCAGGCTACCATTGGTTTGAGCGAAGTGCCTGAGGCTGAAAAGTTGGACAAAGAAAGGTGTAGGGACGGGAATCGGGAATCGGGAATCGGGAATCGGGAATCGGGAATCGGGAATCGGGAATCGGATGGGCTTACCCGGGTGCGAACACCTTGAGTGCGCCCGCCTCCACACGAAGCACCGTTGGCGTCGGATCGCGGGTTTCCCCGTCTAAATTCGTTGGCAGGCTCGGGGTGGTGGACACTTCGATGTGCGTGCCCGAAAACGCGTGGATGCCCGGCATCGAGCCCGGGTCCCCCACGGCGAGGCCCGCGACCAGTTGTGCCAACACCCCTTTGGATTCGGCATCCAAGGCGTAGCCGTAGAGCCGTCCGTCATTCCTCTCCGCGTCGGGGTGGAGACGAGCGACGCCGCCGTGCGTGGGACCGGGGCCGCACGCGACGAACAGGCTCTCCACCTCGATCGTCTCCCCCTCCGCCACGACCTTCAAACGAAACGACTCCAGGTCGGAAAGCGCCTCCGCTCCGGCAACCAGGTAGGCGAGCCGGCCCCACTTGCGTTTCAACTCAGGGGTGACGTGGCGAACGACCTCCGCCGAGGCTCCGACGCTGAACAGATCGAGGAAAAGCACCTCCCCGGCCCGACCCACGTCGACGGAGATCACCTCGCCGGACGCCACGGCCGAAACCCCCGATTCCACCCCTGGGGAGAGACCGACCTTTCGGGCGAAGGAGTTCCCCGTTCCGAGAGCCACCACACCGAGCGGCAATCCGAGCCGCATCGCTTCCTCCGCGCCTGCGGCGATCGTGCCGTCGCCCCCGCAAGCGATCAGGCAATCGGGATGCGCCTGGGAAGCGCGCTTGAGGGTGGCGGGGAGATCAGCCCCTTCGCACGATTCCGCAAACGCGGGCTCGATGCCGTGATCGGCGAGGGCCGCGACGACCTCGTCCAGACGATCCGCACCCTCCCGAGAGCCATCGTTGACCACCACCGCGGGCGATTGAATGCGCATCGCCCATTGTGGCCCTCCACGAACACGCCAAAGAGGATCTTCCGCAGGATTTCCACGCGAGCCGCACGCCCGACAAACGGGCGTGGCACCTACTTGGTTGGGGTGTGGGAACGGGCAAATGGAGGCCGAGCTCGCAAACCTACCGGTGGACTTTGGAACTTGGACAGCCTCCTGCATGAGGGAGTTTTTCCGAGTAGCCGATAATTTCAACAGGTCCAGGCGTCCAAGAAGTTAAGAGGATCGCTGCCTCACCATCGGAGAAGTCCCACCCATGTATGATCGCACCATGAGCCGTCCCTTTCTCATCCGCCTTCTAGCGCACTTGGCCACCTTGGCCGCGCTTGTCCTGACGCTGGCCTCGTGCGGCGGCGGAGGAGGAGGAGGCGGTGGCGGAGGCGGAGGCGGCGGCACGCAGCAGGTCAGCTTCGCGGTGAACTGGGGCGAGCGCAGCCGAGACATCAGCGGCCCCGGTTCGGCCCAGTCGTTCCGCATCGTGATCACCGGCGCCGGCGTGCCCTCGGGCGACTTCTCCTACACCGGCAACCGGGACACCAATCCCGCGGCGCACACGCAGAACTTCCAGACGCCTGGCCAAGCGGCGGTTGGCACGCACGTTGTCACCGTCACGTTCTATGCCGGCGCCAACGGCACAGGAGCCGTCGTCGGCACCGCGTCCGCAACGATGACGATCCAGGCCAACGGCACCCTCTCCGGCACGATCACCACGAACGGTACCGTCGCCTCGGTCACGGTCGGCGCGGGACAGTCGATCGCCGTCGGCGAGAAGAAGGACCTGACCTTCACCGCGCGCGACAGCTCGAACAACGTCGTCGCCGTCGGTCCCGGCGCCGCCGTGTGGGCCGTGGTCACCGGACCCGACAAGATCCGATTCCTGACCGGCACCACGGACGGGGGCAAGGCGGAGGGTCTCGCCGCCGGGACGCCCACCGTGACGGCCAGCGTGGACGGGCACACGAGCCCCGCCGCGTCCGTGACCGTGACTTCGGGCGTCAGTGTTTCTGTCTCGCCCGGTTCCGTGACCCTGAACCAGGGCCAGACCCAGCAGTTCTCGGCCACGGTCACCGGTTCGGCGAACCAGTCGGTCACCTGGACCATCCAGCAGGGCGCTCCGGGCGGAACGATCAGCGGCACGGGGCTCTACACCGCTCCCAGCAGCCTCGGCACGTTCACCGTCATCGCGACGAGCGTGGCCGATCCCACCGCATCCGGCTCGGCCAGCGTCACCGTGAACTCCCTTCCCGGCGACACGATCTACTACACGCTGAGCGGGGTGGACACCTCGGAGCTGCGACGCATCAACCCCGACGGCAGCGGCGATGCGCTCGTCGCAAGCTACAGCACGAACTTCGACGCGATCGGGCCCAACCCGCGCGCGTCGCAGTATGCGTTCGGCTATACGTCCGACCCGCTCGCAACCGATCCGGTTTGGCGGCTCTACAAGAACAGCACGGTCGCGCTCGGAGGCGCGACGCAGCTCTCGGCGACCAACTTCCGGTTCTTCGGCACGGTGCGGTTCACGCCGAACGGAACGAAGATCGTGTTCACCGGGTCGGTTGCCGAAGCCGAGTTCGGGGTGTACAGCATCAACGCCGACGGCACGGGCCAAACGCGGCTGGACGACGGCGAAGAGGCCGACATCAGCCCCGATGGAACGAAGATCGTCTACACGAAGCTCGACAACGTGTCGGGTTTCGGAGAGATCTGGACGATGAACCTGGACGGCTCGAACAAGCAGCGGATCACCAACAACAGCAACGAAGACTGGTTCCCGCAGTGGTCGAAGGACGGCGCGAAGATCGCCTTCTCCACCGACCGGGCGGGCGCCCAGTTCGACATCTGGACGATGAATGCGGACGGGTCGAACGCGACCCAGGTCACCAACTCGGCGGACGACGAGTACGGTTCGGCCTTCAGCCAAACCGGCTCGCAACTCGCGTTCGTGGTCCTCGGGCTGGATGTGGCGGACACCGGCGTGTACCGGGTCAACTCCAACGGGACGGGACGGACCGCGCTGAAGCTCGCCGCCAACGTGAACCTGGGATTGCGCTGGACGGGCTCCTCGGCGACGGCGCCGGGCGGTGCCGGCGCCTCTTCAGGCGGCAACCCGCGAGCCAAGCGACGACGCTAAGGGTGGGGGTGTAGCGCTCAGGTGCCAGGTGAACTCACGCCCGTCCAGCGGGCGTGGCACCCCATGAGCACCCCAAGAGCACCCGTGAGCATGGGGAGGCGCCTTCACTCCAGTTCTGCGACTGAGCCGGCGCCCCCCACCTGGGCTTAACGCTTTGCCCGACGGCGCGCGGCGGCGGCCAACGCCATGCCGACCAGGGCGATCGTGGCGGGTTCGGGTACGGGCGCCGCGCCGAACTCGAGGTTGTCGACGCCCCACTCGCCATCTCCCGAGGCGTCCATCTCGATGCGGGTGATGCGGGGCATGTCGTTGCGGAAGAAGCCCCAGAATTCGGCCGTATCGCCCGAGGATCCAGTCCCCTCTAAGGAATGGGTGGACGTGCCGCCTCCCACATAGGTGACGATGACGGTCGTGACGCCGTGGTCAATGTCCAGCCCACCCACGTAGTCCACGCCGCCGGCTCCGAAATCCAACTGCAGATACTGCCGCTCGTTGTGCGCCAGCGCTTGGGAACCCACCGGATTGGAGCCTCCAAAGTAGCTGCTCGAATTGCGCACGAACGCCTCTCCCTCCGTCGACGTGTCCGTGATGGTCAGACTCCCCGCAAGCAGGCCCGACACTCCCGAGACGTTGACGTTCAACAACGCACTCGACTCAAAATCCTCAAGAAACGCCGGGGCGCCGACGCCCGCTGCGCTCAACCACGACGCTCGCGTCGTCGCATTGTCCGCAGGGACATCCGAGTTGAAGAACTGGACCGACCCGAATGCCGACCCTGCCAACGCGCTCCCCAGCGCGGCAACACCAAAAACTCTCCGAAAATGCATCCTTCCTCCTCTCGCCCGAATAAGGCGACATACAATAAGATGCAATTAGGATATCACAAGTGAGCGGCCTACCCCTCTTGCGGGCCTGATTCCCGCGCCTCCATGGGACGGACGGCGCCTTGGTTGCGAACGCCATGACGCGGGTGCGGGGGAAGTTGGCGCTCCCACAATCGCACGTATTTCGCACTCGTGTAAAACGAGTAAAGGAAGGCGAGCACGAACCCGTGCTTCCCGTCGAGAAAGCCCCCGCGCAACACGTACATCTTCAGGAAGTGCAGCGATCCGCGGGCGAGAATGAGGAACGTCGAGCCCCGTTTGCCCTCGCGGTCCAGCTCCCTCGCCGCCCACGCCGCGTACCGCATGCGCTTCTCGAAGAACTGGTCCAACGAGTCGATGCTGAAGTGGACGAGCCGTTCGCGCAACGTCCCCACCCGCTCGAACGGAACGTCGATGTCCGCGTGGACGGGAAGGTCCTGGTAGCGCAGTTCGCGTCGAAAGAGGCGGATGACCTTGTCCTTGGCCCACCCCCCGTGCCGCATCTCCTTCCCGAGGAAGTAGTTCCGCCTTCGAATCCAGTACGCGTCGAACTTCGGTTCGGCCGCAAGCACCGACTCGATCTCCACCGCAAGTTCCGGGGGACAGCGCTCGTCCGCGTCCATCAGGAAGATCCACTCGTGGGACGCCTGGGGAATGGCCCAGTTCTTCTGCGCCGCCGAGTGCTCGTAGGCGTGCCGCACCACCCGGGTCGCGAGCGGCGCGGCAAGCCCGGGCGTCCCGTCGGTGCTGTACGAGTCCACCACGAGGACCTCGTCCGCCCACTGAAGGCCCCGCAGGCACTCCTCGATGTTGGCAGCTTCGTTGTAGGTCGGCACAATGGCCGTGATCTTCATTGGTCCTTGGTCCTTCGTCCTTCGTCCTTGGGCCTTGGGCCTTGGGCCTTGGGCGTCCGTCCTTGGGCCTTGGTCCTTCGTCCTTCGTCCTTGGGCCTTGGGCCTTGGGCCTTGGGCGTCCGTCCTTGGGCCTTGGGCCTTGGGCGTCCGTCCTTGGCCTTGGGCCTTGGTCGGGTGCCACGCCCGTTCATCGGGCGTGCTCCTTCCCACGCACCACTCGCGCCCCGAACACTCCGCCTGCGGTGGTCCTCTTCCTAGCCTGGATGCGGACGAGGCACTGCACCTTCCCGTCGGTAAGCGAACGTGGCATCGGATAGTCGACGTCCACGAACTTCCCGGGAGCGGGCTGTTCCAGCTTCTGCGCGGCGATCACGTTTCCATCCACCAAGATGTCGAACTCGCGGTTCCCGCCGTCTCCGCCCCAATAGGTCAGCACGAGCGTGTTGGCGGCAGACCCGTCCACGCGCATCGTGAACGCGAACCACCCCTCGTCCCACGCGTGGCGCCACTTTCGCCCTCCGAAGTCCCCGACCGACGTCTTCTCTCCCTCCAGTCCGTGGTCCCGTTCGGGCTGCATCTCGCCCAGGGCCAAGGTGTCCACGGTTCGCGCCTCCAACTCCGCGCGGCGCTTCTCCTCCTGGCGGTACTCGGCCTCGCGCGCCGACCACTTCGCCGCGTCGAACACGTCCCAGTAGACCGAGTAGCGCTCGCGCTGCACGGCGAAAAACGGCAGGAACATGAGGTCGTCGGGTCGGACCGAGCCCTTGCTGCGAAACGCCAAGGCCGGTCCCGGCCGTCGTTCCAGCCACGTTTGCGGGTCGTGCGCAGGGGGCAGCAGCACGGGGGTCTTCGCCTCCGCGCCCGCCCCGCTGGGCCAGATGCCCGCGAGAACAAGCGGTCCGTAGAACAACGCGACGCGATCGGGATTGTCCGGCATGGACTCCGTTCGGACCTCGGCGGGAATCTCCACACGCAGCACGTCTCCCGACTTCCACACCCGATCGACCGTCAGGAATGTCCCGGCCTTTCCGGTGCCCACGGTGTCGGTCCCGATTCGGGCCGTGACCGGTCCCGATGCCCACCCCGGGCAACGAATCTTCAGGGCAAAACCCTTGGGCGCGCCACCTTCGACCTTCAACGTGATCGAAGTGGGGGGCACGGTGGCCTCCTGCCGCAAGGTCACGCCTTTGGCCTTCCACTCCACGGTGCTCGAGACGAACTGGTTCACGATCAGCGCGTCGCCGCTTTCAAAGTAGAGCCCCGCCCCGTAGCGCGCGGCGTTCTCCATACCGGTCCCGTGGCAACACGTGAAGGTGTCTTCCGGCGAGCTGAACGTCTTCCGCGCACCGGGTTGCAGCGGCACGAAGTAGCACGTCATGCCGGTCGCGTGGTTCTGCGAGCCGAGGATGTGGTTCCAGAGCGCCCGCTCGTAGAAGTCGCCCTCTTCGACGCTCGGCGACCAGGCGAAGAGATGCTCGGTGAGCTTGAGCATGTTGTACGTGTTGCACGTCTCGCACGTGTTCGGCCCCAATCGATCGCTTAGCTTCCCCGGCGGGCCGAAATACTCGCCGAAGCCGTGGCCCCCGATCGCATACGTGTGGTCGTGCACCACCTGCTCCCAGAAGAACTCGGCGGCGCGTTCCTGCGGGGCGGCGCCGGTGAGTTCGTAAAGGCGCGCCTCGCCGATCACTTTGGGAATCTGCGTGTTGCCGTGGAGGCCCGCCAGCTTCGGCTCCCGGCGCTCCAACGGCCCCATCACGGCGTCGTGGTGGAACTTGAGCGCCAGGTCGAGATACTTCTTCTCGCCCGTGCGGGAAGAGAGTTCGGCGAGCGACTCCGCGATGCCCCCGTGCTCGCACGCCAGCATCGTCTGCCACTGCGCCGGAGTGAGTTCGCGGGTGACGTTGATCGCCCAATCGCCGAGTTTGCGGGCGATCGCGAGGGCCTGGGGGCGTTCGCACCATCGGTGTACGTCGAGCAGTCCCGCCATCAGTTTGTGCTGCGTGTACCACGGCACCCAGAGGCCGTTGAGGTCGAACCCCTTGCTGCGGATGTCGCCCTTCCGGATCTCTTCGAAGACCCGCACGATGTCGGGAACTCCCGACACCAAGCCGTCCGAACGCTGGTCCTGGCACCGCTGCAGTTCGGCGAGCAGCGTGTCGACCTTCTCCAGGAGCTTCGGGTCGCCCGTCGAGGCGAACATCTGGGCGCATGCGGAGAGATAGTGGCCGGTGGAGTGGCCGGAGATCGTGTCCCGTTCCCACCCGCCGTACATCTCGCCCTTCGTCGGGAGACCCGCGTTCAGATAGAACCGGTGCAGCAGCCGATGGGGATCCAACGTGAGCAGGTAGCGGTGGTCCGCCTCCATCGCCTCCTGAAAGGGTCCCGGCAACAAGCGCACCGCCGAGAGCGGGAGGGCACGAGCCTTCGGGGTCGGGGGAGTGCTTTGCATGGTGCTGGTGGCCAACGCGGCCAGGACAAGCGGCAACATCGCCATGATTGACTCTAGCATGGCTTCCCCAGCCCCGGGGAGTGATAGTATTGAAGCGTGATGAAAAGAGCATGGGGATTGTTCGCGGCGCTGGCGTGCGTCGCTTGGTTGGCGGCCGGCTGTGCGCCCGATTCGAAAGTCGTCGATAAGCAAAACGGGACCGATGCGACGAGTGCAGGCGCGTCCGAGACATCGACTCTCAAAGGGGTCGTCGTGGGGTTCAGCCAAATCGGCGCCGAGAGCGACTGGCGCGCGGCGAACACCGAGTCGATCAAGTCGGAGGCGGCGGCTCGCGGGGTGGACCTCAAGTTCTCCGACGCCCAGCAGAAGCAGGAGAACCAGATCAAGGCCATCAAGAGCTTCATCACCCAGGGCGTGGACGTAATCGCGTTCTCTCCCGTGGTGGAGACCGGGTGGGAGCCCGTGCTGCGCGAGGCCAAAGAGGCAGGCATTCCCGTCATCGTCTCGGACCGGCGCCCCGACGTCCCGGAGGATCTTTACGTGACGTTCATCGGCTCCGACTTCATCGAAGAGGGCCGCATGGCCGCCGAGTGGCTCGCCAAGAAGATGGACGGCAAGGCCGTGATCGCCGAACTGCAGGGGACGCCCGGCAGCGCCCCGGCCAACGACAGAAAGAAGGGATTTGAAGAGGTGCTGAGAGATCACCCGGGCATGCAGATCGTCTTCTCCCAGACGGGCGACTTCACGCGCGCGAAGGGCAAGGAGGTCATGGAAGCCCTGCTCAAGAGTCCCGAAGGCAAGAAGATCAACGCCCTTTACGCGCACAACGACGACATGGCCCTCGGCGCGATCCAGGCGATCGAGGAAGCGGGTCTGAAGCCCGGCAAGGACATCGTGATCGTGTCGATCGACGGGGTCAAGGCGGCGTTCGAAGCGATGATCGCGGGCAAGATCAACTGCACGGTGGAGTGCAACCCCCTCCTCGGCCCACCCCTGTTCGACGCGATCGAAGCGGTGCTCGCCGGGAAGCAGCTTCCTAAGCGCACGATCATCAAGGACGGCATCTTCGACCAGTCCGTCGCCGCCGCCGAGCTGCCCAATCGGAAGTATTGAAAGTGTTGAGGGGGTTGGCGGAGGCTTACGCGCGTGACGGCTATGCCATCGCGCGTGGCGTAATCGACGCGGATCTGGCGGGGGAAGCCGTCGAGCACTGCCGGTGGCTGATGGCCAAACACCCCGAGTTGCGGCCCGAGGATTTGGGTCATACGCTGGTGCCGAACGATCCCTTCTGGGTCCGCCTCGTCTCCGATGATCGCCTTCTGGATGTGGCCCAGGAGTTCATCGGACCGAACATCGCCCTCTTCGCCAGCCACTACATCGTCAAGGCCCCCCGCACGGGACGCCCCGTGCTGTGGCACCAAGACGGGAGCTACTGGCCGCTCGATCCCATGGAGGTCGTCACGCTGTGGCTGGCGTGCGGCCCGGCCACCCGCGCCAACGGGTGCATGAAGGTCATCCCCGGCACGCAGCACCTCTCCCTCCAGGAGATGCGCGAGAACTCGGAGGTCGACAGCGTGCTCCACTCCGAGATCGACCCGACCCTGGTCGACGCCTCCAAGGAGGTCTATCTCGAGCTAGAACCTGGAGACGTGTCGATCCACCACCCGAACGTCATCCACGGCTCAGGCCCGAACCACTCGGATCAGTGGCGGTTTGGGCTTACCATCCGCTACATACCGACTTCGACGAGGATCACCGTTCCCGAAGCTGGGTGCCCCTTCTTGCTGCGCGGCGAGGCCGTCCCCGGCGTCAACACCTATCTCCCGCGGCCGGGCTAGAGTCGTTTGTCGTCTTTCGTTTGTCGTTTGTCGGGGAGAGGCCATAGGCGACAGACGATAGACGATCACCGACTCCCGGGCTGTCCGTAGCGGTTCTGATAGCGGTCCCACCATTTGTCCACCTCGGCGGGGTCGAGGGGAAGCGGCGTGCCGAGCTGCCGCGCCAGGAACACGGTCTTCGCAACATCCTCGACCATCACGGCGGCCTTCAGGGCCGCCGCGGGCGAAGGGCCCCAGGCGAACACGCCGTGGTTGGCGAGCAAGATCGCGGGCGCCCGGGCCGTCCGGTGCGCGAGGATCGCCTCGCCGATGTGCTCGCCCTCGTTGTCCACGTAAGGAGCGCAGGGGATCTCGCCCCCGAACTCGTCCGCAATCGCCGTGAGCACAGGCGGGATCGACAACCGGCACGCGGCGAACGCGGTGGCGTAGTTGCTGTGGGTGTGCACCACGCTACGGACGCCCTCCAGATTCCGGTACAGAAACAGGTGGTGCGGGAGGTCCACGCTCGGACGTGCCTGCCCCGCAGCGGACTCGCCGGTCGCGAGGTCCACCACGACGAGCGCATCCGGCTCCAAGGTCTCGTAATCGCTCCCCGATGGCTTGATCACGACCCGTCCAGACGCCTCGTCGAAGCCGCTGACATTGCCCGAATGCATCGTGACCAGCCCCGCAACCGGCAGCGCCCGGTTCGCCTCGCATACCGCTCGCTTCAGGACTTCGAAGGCGCTGGAGCGATCGTTAGGCCCGCTCACGCCTGGACCTCACGGCGGATCGAGCCCAGCTCCTTCATCACGCCCGAGAGGTCCACCGTCTCCACTCCCCCGAACGCGTCGTGTAACGATCGATATAGACCGTATAGCCTGTCATACAGCTCGACGGCGCCCTCTGCAGGTTCGTACGCTTCGGGGCGAACGCCCGTCATGGCATCGATGGCCGCGAGGAAATCGGGGTGCGCGCCCCCGGCCACGGCGCCCGCGATCGCCGCACCCAACGCGCAGGTTTGCGCCGAGCGGCTCGTCTTGATCGGCATCCCGCAGACGTCGGCGTAGATCTGCATGGTCAGCGGGCTCTTCTCGGCGATGCCTCCGCACACCACGATCTCGTCGATCGGGACGTCGGCCTCTCGGATCCGTTCGATGATCACGCGGGCGCCGAACGCTGTCGCCTCGATGAGCGCCCGGTAGATCTCGCCCACTGTCGTGTGCAGCGTCTGCCCCACGAGCAGCCCCGTGAGATGCGGGTCCACCAGAACCGTGCGGTTCCCGTTGTTCCAGTCGAGCGCGAGCAGACCGCTCTGCCCCGGCGCGAGACCCGCGGCCTCCGCCGCCAGGGGCTCGTGGCGTCCATCGCCCAACTTCTGCGCGCACCAATTGAACAGGTCCCCCACCGCAGATTGGCCCGCCTCGATCCCGACCATGCCGGGGATCACGGACCCGGGCACGACGCCGCACACGCCGGCGATGTCCGGGGTGTCCTCCCCGCCCACCA comes from the Fimbriimonadaceae bacterium genome and includes:
- a CDS encoding L-ribulose-5-phosphate 4-epimerase is translated as MSGPNDRSSAFEVLKRAVCEANRALPVAGLVTMHSGNVSGFDEASGRVVIKPSGSDYETLEPDALVVVDLATGESAAGQARPSVDLPHHLFLYRNLEGVRSVVHTHSNYATAFAACRLSIPPVLTAIADEFGGEIPCAPYVDNEGEHIGEAILAHRTARAPAILLANHGVFAWGPSPAAALKAAVMVEDVAKTVFLARQLGTPLPLDPAEVDKWWDRYQNRYGQPGSR
- a CDS encoding phytanoyl-CoA dioxygenase family protein, whose amino-acid sequence is MLRGLAEAYARDGYAIARGVIDADLAGEAVEHCRWLMAKHPELRPEDLGHTLVPNDPFWVRLVSDDRLLDVAQEFIGPNIALFASHYIVKAPRTGRPVLWHQDGSYWPLDPMEVVTLWLACGPATRANGCMKVIPGTQHLSLQEMRENSEVDSVLHSEIDPTLVDASKEVYLELEPGDVSIHHPNVIHGSGPNHSDQWRFGLTIRYIPTSTRITVPEAGCPFLLRGEAVPGVNTYLPRPG
- a CDS encoding glycoside hydrolase family 127 protein; protein product: MLESIMAMLPLVLAALATSTMQSTPPTPKARALPLSAVRLLPGPFQEAMEADHRYLLTLDPHRLLHRFYLNAGLPTKGEMYGGWERDTISGHSTGHYLSACAQMFASTGDPKLLEKVDTLLAELQRCQDQRSDGLVSGVPDIVRVFEEIRKGDIRSKGFDLNGLWVPWYTQHKLMAGLLDVHRWCERPQALAIARKLGDWAINVTRELTPAQWQTMLACEHGGIAESLAELSSRTGEKKYLDLALKFHHDAVMGPLERREPKLAGLHGNTQIPKVIGEARLYELTGAAPQERAAEFFWEQVVHDHTYAIGGHGFGEYFGPPGKLSDRLGPNTCETCNTYNMLKLTEHLFAWSPSVEEGDFYERALWNHILGSQNHATGMTCYFVPLQPGARKTFSSPEDTFTCCHGTGMENAARYGAGLYFESGDALIVNQFVSSTVEWKAKGVTLRQEATVPPTSITLKVEGGAPKGFALKIRCPGWASGPVTARIGTDTVGTGKAGTFLTVDRVWKSGDVLRVEIPAEVRTESMPDNPDRVALFYGPLVLAGIWPSGAGAEAKTPVLLPPAHDPQTWLERRPGPALAFRSKGSVRPDDLMFLPFFAVQRERYSVYWDVFDAAKWSAREAEYRQEEKRRAELEARTVDTLALGEMQPERDHGLEGEKTSVGDFGGRKWRHAWDEGWFAFTMRVDGSAANTLVLTYWGGDGGNREFDILVDGNVIAAQKLEQPAPGKFVDVDYPMPRSLTDGKVQCLVRIQARKRTTAGGVFGARVVRGKEHAR
- a CDS encoding ABC transporter substrate-binding protein, which translates into the protein MKRAWGLFAALACVAWLAAGCAPDSKVVDKQNGTDATSAGASETSTLKGVVVGFSQIGAESDWRAANTESIKSEAAARGVDLKFSDAQQKQENQIKAIKSFITQGVDVIAFSPVVETGWEPVLREAKEAGIPVIVSDRRPDVPEDLYVTFIGSDFIEEGRMAAEWLAKKMDGKAVIAELQGTPGSAPANDRKKGFEEVLRDHPGMQIVFSQTGDFTRAKGKEVMEALLKSPEGKKINALYAHNDDMALGAIQAIEEAGLKPGKDIVIVSIDGVKAAFEAMIAGKINCTVECNPLLGPPLFDAIEAVLAGKQLPKRTIIKDGIFDQSVAAAELPNRKY
- a CDS encoding PEP-CTERM sorting domain-containing protein, which produces MHFRRVFGVAALGSALAGSAFGSVQFFNSDVPADNATTRASWLSAAGVGAPAFLEDFESSALLNVNVSGVSGLLAGSLTITDTSTEGEAFVRNSSSYFGGSNPVGSQALAHNERQYLQLDFGAGGVDYVGGLDIDHGVTTVIVTYVGGGTSTHSLEGTGSSGDTAEFWGFFRNDMPRITRIEMDASGDGEWGVDNLEFGAAPVPEPATIALVGMALAAAARRRAKR
- a CDS encoding DUF5050 domain-containing protein yields the protein MSRPFLIRLLAHLATLAALVLTLASCGGGGGGGGGGGGGGGTQQVSFAVNWGERSRDISGPGSAQSFRIVITGAGVPSGDFSYTGNRDTNPAAHTQNFQTPGQAAVGTHVVTVTFYAGANGTGAVVGTASATMTIQANGTLSGTITTNGTVASVTVGAGQSIAVGEKKDLTFTARDSSNNVVAVGPGAAVWAVVTGPDKIRFLTGTTDGGKAEGLAAGTPTVTASVDGHTSPAASVTVTSGVSVSVSPGSVTLNQGQTQQFSATVTGSANQSVTWTIQQGAPGGTISGTGLYTAPSSLGTFTVIATSVADPTASGSASVTVNSLPGDTIYYTLSGVDTSELRRINPDGSGDALVASYSTNFDAIGPNPRASQYAFGYTSDPLATDPVWRLYKNSTVALGGATQLSATNFRFFGTVRFTPNGTKIVFTGSVAEAEFGVYSINADGTGQTRLDDGEEADISPDGTKIVYTKLDNVSGFGEIWTMNLDGSNKQRITNNSNEDWFPQWSKDGAKIAFSTDRAGAQFDIWTMNADGSNATQVTNSADDEYGSAFSQTGSQLAFVVLGLDVADTGVYRVNSNGTGRTALKLAANVNLGLRWTGSSATAPGGAGASSGGNPRAKRRR
- a CDS encoding glycosyltransferase family 2 protein gives rise to the protein MKITAIVPTYNEAANIEECLRGLQWADEVLVVDSYSTDGTPGLAAPLATRVVRHAYEHSAAQKNWAIPQASHEWIFLMDADERCPPELAVEIESVLAAEPKFDAYWIRRRNYFLGKEMRHGGWAKDKVIRLFRRELRYQDLPVHADIDVPFERVGTLRERLVHFSIDSLDQFFEKRMRYAAWAARELDREGKRGSTFLILARGSLHFLKMYVLRGGFLDGKHGFVLAFLYSFYTSAKYVRLWERQLPPHPRHGVRNQGAVRPMEARESGPQEG